The genome window ACCTGTGTCCAAGACTTCCATTCCACGTGTTAAACCATCAGTTGATTCCATGGCGATGGTCCGTACGACCCCATCACCAAGTTCCAAAGCTACTTCAAGAACGACTTTTGATTTTTGTTGGTCATTTTTATAGACTACAAGCGCATTATTGATCTCAGGAAGTTTATCTCCAACGGAAAAGGCAACGTCTACGACGGGACCTACGACCTGAGAAATTTTGCCTAAACTCATGTCATTCTCCTATTCTAAGTAATTTCTACTGCTCAAAAGTTCTCTTTCGAGCATCTGTTTTTGTATATAAAATTGTATCCGACAACTATTCAAGGGCGCTAGCACCTGCAACGATTTCGGTAATTTCTTGTGTAATCGCTGCTTGACGAGCACGGTTGTATTGAATCGTTAATTCATCAATGACTTTCTTGGCATTGTCTGTTGCAGTTTGCATGGCCATCATCCCCGCAGCATTTTCAGCTGTTTTAGCATCAATAATGGCACCATAGATCATGCTTTCAGCAAATTGAGGGAGCAATTGATCCAAGATGGCATCTCGACTAGATTCCAATTCTAGATTCAATACATAATCCTCATCTGCTTCATTGGGGTCCAAATCAATAATCGGAAGCATCTGTTCCACCCGCATTTGGCTAGTCAAACTGTTGACGTGATGGTTGTAACAGACGTACAACTCGTCAAACAAGCCTTCCTGATACATTTGGACTGTTTTCGAAATGATCTTACGAACTTCCTTAAAGCTAGGCTGATCAGGCAAACCACGCAATTCATAAACCGGCTGAATCCCACGGGCACGGAAGAAATCCGCCCCGACACTTCCAATACAGATCACTTCAAAGTCATCCCCAGTTGGATGGTATTCTGCCTTCATTTCCATCATGGTTTTAAGGATGGAGGCATTGTAGCCTCCGACCAAACCACGATCGGATGTAATCACGATATAAGCTGTCTTTTTTACCGGCCGACTCACCAACATCGGATGGGACTTGGTATTTTCTGTTTCGTGGCCATGGAGCAAGTCTGTTAAGAGCTTACGAACCTTAGCAGCATAAACCTGAAAATCCTTGGCTGCCTGCTCAGATTTACCAAGTTTGGCAGCGGACACCATCTGCATGGCATTGGTGATTTGACTGGTGTTTTTTGTGGATGCAATTTTATTTTTAATATCATTTAATGAAACTGCCATCTTCCACTCCTATTTCTATTTGAAATTTGACTGGTTGACAAATTCAGTAAGGGCTGCATCCAGTTCTTCTTCTGCTGGAAGATCATGTGTCGAACGAATCGTCTCAAAGATTTGATGATAATGTGCTTCAAAGTAATCAAACAACTCTTCTTGGAAACGAAGAATGTCGTCTACTGGAACACTATCTAAGAAACCATGAGTCAAGGCATACAAGATCACGACTTGTTTTTCAACTGTCAATGGTTCATGAACAGGTTGTTTCAAGACTTCCACTGTCCGACGACCACGGTTCAATTTCGCTTGAGTGGCCGCATCCAAATCACTACCAAATTTCGTGAAGGCTTCCAACTCACGGTAGGAAGCGAGGTCGATACGAAGGGTACCAGCAACCTTCTTCATAGCCTTGATTTGAGCAGATCCACCAACCCGGGAAACAGAAGATCCGGCATCAATGGCTGGACGAATACCGGCATTAAACAAACTATCTTGCAAGAAGATTTGTCCGTCTGTGATCGAAATCACATTGGTTGCGATATAAGCGGAGATGTCCCCTGCTTGGGTTTCAATGATTGGAAGAGCTGTAATAGAACCCCCACCCAATTCATCCGAAACTTTCGCAGAACGTTCCAACAAACGGCTGTGGAGATAGAAGACATCCCCTGGGAAGGCTTCACGTCCTGGTGGACGACGAAGAAGAAGGGACAATTCACGGTAAGCTACGGCTTGTTTTGACAAATCATCATAGACGATCAAAACATGTTTACCGTTATACATGAACTCTTCTGCCATGGCAACCCCAGCATAAGGTGCCAAATAAAGCAATGGAGACGGTTGAGAAGCCGAAGCGGTTACCACAATCGTATAATCCATAGCTCCGTATTTACGGAGAGTTTCTACTTGCGTACGAACTGTTGATTCTTTTTGACCAATCGCCACATAGATACAGATCATGTCTTGACCCTTTTGGTTCAAGATGGTATCAATGGCAATCGAAGTTTTCCCTGTTTGACGGTCCCCGATGATCAATTCCCGTTGACCGCGTCCAATTGGAACAAGGGCATCAATGGCTTTCAAACCAGTTTGTAGGGGTTCTGAGACAGATTTCCGTTGCATAACACCAGGAGCTGGTGTTTCAACTGGACGGAATTTATCTGTCACAATCTCACCCAAACCATCTACTGGTTGGCCAAGTGGGTTAACAACACGACCAATCAAGGCATCCCCTGCAGGGACTTCCATGATTTTACCTGTACGACGGACAGAGTCTCCTTCACGAATATCCGTGAAATCACCCAAGATGATGATCCCGACATCCGTTGTTTCTAAGTTTTGGGCCATCCCGTATGAGCCATTTTCAAAGATTAACAACTCACCACTCATGGCATTTTCAAGCCCATGAGCGCGGGCAATCCCGTCACCAATGTAGGTTACAACACCTGTCTCAGTGACGTCAAAGTTTGGCTTGAAATTTTCAATTTGTTGCTTAATTAAAGCGCTGATTTCTTGTGCGTTAATCGCCAAAATTCACACCACTTTCTATTTCAATTTAGATTTTATAACTTGCAATTGGTGTTTGAGACTGGTATCCAACGTTTTATGATTGGCTGTCACGACAAAGCCACCAATTAAATCTGGATCGATCTTTTGTTGGATCGAGCGAACTTGAATCCCAAATTTTCTTTCGATAATGGGTACTAGCTTTTGCTCTTGAACAGGATCCAAACCAGCAACTGTCGTAACAGTGACGACAAATGCGTTGCTCAACAGTTGAATCTGATCCAAACAAATCGTTACAATGTCATAAAATAAGGCTTCACGATGATTGAGAATAACCACTTCAATCAAATGGTCGAGTAATTGTGAATCAGAGGGTTGAAAAAGTCTTAGACTTTTTGCTTTCTCTTCATCCTCTACACCGATATGAGCTAAGAAGTTAGCAAGTCCAGTCTCCTCAAAAATGCCCTTGATTTGGGTCAATTTTTCAAAGACAAGATCTTGTTCTCCTTTTTCAAAGACCAATTGAACAAAAGGCTGGGTATATTTCTCAATCACCATCAGTTGCTTTTTGTCCATTAGGCTTCTCCTAATTCATCAAGATAGCGATCGATCAGTTGGCGTTGACCTTCAGCATCCAGCTGTTGACTCAACAATTTGCTGGCAAGATTGACAGTGAGATCTGCCACATCGCCTTTGATACTGTTCAATGCTTCTTCTTTGTTATGCGCAATTTCTTGTTGCGCTTTTTCTTTCAAACGTACTGCTTCTTGAGTGGCTTCTGAAAGGATCTGAGATTTGTTCTTTTCTGCAGTTTCCTTTGCATTTTCGACAATAGACGCAGCTTCTTTGCGGCTACCTGCCAACTCTTCTTCACGTTTACTTGCTAGTTCCTCAGCTTTTTGACGAGCTGATTCTGCTCCATCAATATCATCTGTAATCTTTTTGGCACGCGCTTCTAAAATTCCATTGATATTGTTCCATGCAAATTTCTTTATTAAAAAGATTAATAATAGGAAGGAACCAGCAATGAGAATAAAGTTACCAATAATTTCACTCATTGATACATGCATTCTTCTACTCCTCCTCTACTTACTCTTCACCATTAATTTTCTTACCAATATAGATTGATGACAACATGGTAAACACATAGGCTTGGATACATGAAATGAAAATCGAAAACGCTGTCCACGCCATGCTTCCAATAAAGGCAAATGGATACCAATAAACAGCTTGATGCGACAAAGTCACAAGCAAGCTTGCTAGTACCTCACCCGCAAAGATATTTCCGAAGATCCGAAGGGCCAAGGAGGCAAAATTCGTGAATTCTTCCAAAATATTCATGGGGGTCATAAATCCGGGTGTCACAAAAGCCTTTAAATATTCCTTCACACCACGTCTGCGAATTCCTTCTACATGGGCGATTAAGGTGATCAAAAATGAAAAGGCAAAGTCATAACCCAGGTTAGCGGTTGGTGATGTCCACAAATTGTAACCATTGGTCGTTTCGATTTTAGCCATCAATCCAATGTTATTGGCTACTAAAAGAAAGAGGAAAAGAACAAACAAGAACAAGGAATAGTCCTTTATGTAATGTTCCCCAATATTTCCTTTTGTAAAGCCTACGACAAAGTCATATGCGTATTCCAGCACATTTTGTTTGCCTTTTGGTCGGATCGACATTTTTCGACTGGCCCAATAAATGAAGCCAAAAACGGCGAAAACAGAAATCAGGGTCATAGCAAGTAGGGTCAAATTAAAAGATACAGGTCCAAGAGTAATCGTTGGATTGATACTTTCTTCCAAGGTTTGACACCTCCTTTTCTAAAATAGAAGCGTCTATTTGATAATAAAGGCCATAACCAAGGTTACGAAGAAAGTACCTTCGACAAAGGCAACACCAAGAATCAAGAGACTACGCAATTGACCGATAATTTCTGGTTGACGAGACGCAGATTTCAATAAGCTACTCATCATCAAACCTTCTGCCAGTGATACACCAAAACAGGCTAAACAAAGACCTAAAAATGTTAAATTCATGATGAATTCTCCTTTTATAAATTTTAATACCTTAGTTTACTCCTAAAAGATATAATAGTCAAATATTTCCTATAAAAGTAAGCGTTTTAGTGAAATTACGTTATTTTTTTAATATGATAATTTTTCCTATCTACGATTGATTTCTTTTAATTTTTAGACGCTTTGTCCACCTCTATTCATTTTTTCTTCTAAAAAACTCTCACCTGCTCAGCAGATGAGAGAATTCGATTATTTAAAGATAGACGTTTTGAAACTGTCTGTTTGTTGCAGCAATTTCTTAAAGATTTTTTCTTTCAGTGCAACCGTATTGTCAAATTTGACAGAACCGTTACTTAGAGTAACCTTATCTTTATCCACTGCTTCAGCAAATGCACGTTTCAAGCCTTCATAGCTATTGTAGGTCTTCCCATCGATGTCAATAGCCTGAATTCCATTTTTGGCACTGGTCACCACTTCATTGAAGTAAGCTTTCTTCCAGTCTTCAAGGGTACTGAATCTTCCATCAGAAATCTTCTGAATGACGAAGTCATCTCCTAGAGTGGCACGTCCAGCTTGTTTGGACTCTTGTTTATACTTGTTTGAAGCATAACCCAGGAATCCTTTTTCATAGCCATAGTAACCCCAGAGTCTGAAGGTATTGTGTTTGAAGGACATGGCTCCAGGAGCCCCTTCACTGGTGTTCCCACCATAGATACCTGTCATCATCGGTACCGTCACATAGGCTGAGCCAAAGTCAGATGGATTATAGACTCCATTTCCAGGACTACGATTGGTCATGAAGTTGTTGGTGATGAGATCATCTACTGAATGTAAGGTGATCGCTTTTTCCTCATCACTCAAAGCCCGAACCTTATCGAATTGATTCTTGGTGTTCGCTCCTCGGTATTGTTTATCAACCTTCTTGAACCAAGCATTGTTTAAGTCCTTACTATGTTTGTCCAATACAGCTTCCCCTTCTAGGTAATCCAGAAGCATGAGCGTATCGTTATAACCTTTCATGTAGCGATCAATCTCATCACGTGATTGAAGATTGTTTGGATTGGTATTGTACCATTGGTTGCCATCGTTTGGACGTTCATAGGCCATGTTGAGACCTAGAGCTTTGTATTCCCCATTTGGATTGGATACGGATGGCGTTTGGAGCATGCCTTGAGCATAGGCTTCTAGATCCGTTCCTTCACGGTGTCTCCAGCCACCCAAGTATACCATACGGTCATTGACGTGCGTCGTTTCATGGGTAAAAGCAGAAATCCCAAAGTCACTGATCATATCCGTCACCATAAAGAAGACCGAATCATCTTTATAAGGATTTCCATAGACACGAGCGGTTGCTCCCATGCGCCAATCTGTCGCATGGTAACGATCAGTTGGTCCATATAATTCACGAATTGGAGCGACATCTTTTCCACTATTCGTATGGCCATAACGGTCTGTACTAATGCCTTTATAGTTTTGATTATCAAGGACAGGGGTCGGCACCATATTATTGCTCTTTAGGAGCTGGTTGCGAACATTATCAGCTGCTAATCGCGACCAGAAATCCAAGTAGTCCTGTTGGGCTTTTGCTACTTTATCAATTTCCGCCTTGAAGGCATTTCGTTCTGCCTCAGTGTTTTTACCGTATTTCTCGAAGGAACTATAGGCCAAGGTATTGTATGTTGAAATCAAGAACATGTGCGCATCTTTAAGATTCAAGAGTGGCAAGATCATTTTACCGTGAATATCATTGTTTAAGCCCTCATAGGCTCTATGCTTAGCAGATGCGAAAGCTGGATTGGTCGTCTCAGGCTCCACAATATAGACATTGTCTTTGGTTGCTTTGATGAACCAATCATTCAAGTCTGTATCAGTTGTAAAGAGGTCCATATTGTACTTCAGGAAGTCATTTAGGTTGCTAGAAAGAGTAGACTTCGCAACGACTTCTCGGAAGGCATCATGGGTACGAGTTCCTTTGATGTAGTCTTCTTTTGAACCAATTTCAATCAAACGGTCTAAGACATCAACATTCTTCCCATAGAAGTCTGGCTTGAACAACATGAGCTGCTTAAGATTGACATCATCGAACTTCACTCCGTAATAGCGATTGAGGCAAGAAAGCCCTAAAAGAACGGCCGCCTTGTTGTCATCAACTTTCTTGATAAGGGCACGTTTAGCAGCCTCATCTGTGTTTAATTGATGGTCTTGGTTTTCAACCAGTTGTTTGACAAAGTGAGTCAGATTATCCTTGACTTCTTGGAAACTTTCTTCGAGGTAAAGGTTCTTAATGGCATTGACTTTGTTAGGTCCTGTTCGACCTAAGTGAGTGTAGATTGGATCTGATTGCAATTCTACAGGACTTAATTTCTCTACGATGGCACTGATGAGATCGCTACGGTCCTTGTCCACCATATTTGGCGTGTAGACTACTTCACCGAGCTCCGCCACACTGTACTCTTTGACTTGTTTGACTTTAGAATCTTTCGGTGTCATGCTAAAGACATCTTTGGTCTTATCGGCATAATGGATCAGGATGTGATCAGCATCTGCTAGTTCAGTGACAAAATCATTGCCCTTCATAGCGGTCACAGACAAGACTTCCTTGGTCAAAAGAGGGCTCGTCGCAGCCAATTTATTCCCTTGGTCGACAATCCACTCTTTATTGTAGAATGGTTGCAATTTAGCAATATTGCGGTAAGCTAGCTCACGAGTCGCATCGTAACCAGTGATGGCCTTGTATTGATCGTCTTTGCTAACAAGGTGATTGAGCGTATCTTCAATCGGTTTGCTGCTGGTGAATTTATCAGCAGTGATTCCCATTGCTTCGATTTTCTGCTCAGCTTCTGCTAGTGAGATGCTTGGAATTTTACGGGAGTTGTTAAAGGATTTCTTCCCTTCACTCACGCCTTCCACACTGTAATTGCGCTTGGTTCTTGAATAGGTGAAATAATCATCTGCGTCGATATCGGAGTGTCCGAAGACCATCTCACCAGTTTTGACTTTCATCATGGTGATGTTGTCTTCAATAGTCCCCAAGGCCCAGTTGGTCCCTAGTAATCCACCAGACTGAACAGCTTCTTTTAGTTCAATCGAACCTTTAGCAACGGAGTTTCTGAGAACCCCTTCTTTACCTACTGTGTGGTTATTTCCACCATTTTGAGAGGAATAAACGAGACCTGCAGCTTTAGCTTTATTACCAGTGATTTCAGCATCAACGTAAGCTTTTTCAACGACACCTTTCCAGTTCTCACCAACAACACCCGCTAGATAGCCACCTTTGTTCCCAGCAGCGTGCAGTTTACCGATAAAGGCAACGTTGCTGACCTTCCCACTACCATCAATTTTATTGACAATTCCTGCTACATCATTGTTCCCGACAACACTTCCTGTTACTTTAACATTCTCGACAGTTGCATTATTTTTGATAACACCTGCGATTGGGGCTACTCTATCTGTCCCAGGTAGGTCGATATTGACATTTTCAAGCAAGAGATTCTTAACCGAGCCACCTTCGATGTTCCCAAACAATGGTCTTGTAATGTTATGGATGGCAAATGTATTCCCATCCGTACTTTCCAAAATTCCCTTGAAGGCATTGGTCACATAGGATTTCCCTGCTGGCTGGACATTAGCCGCATTCATATTGCTACCCAGTTTAAAGGTACCAGTCGGATTGGCTTGCATAGCTTTTACAAGTTCGTTGAAATTGTAGTAGATATCACCTTCATGTGCTTTGGGTTTCGCAATATAGTGGACATAGACCTCACTGAACTGGTTGTCCGCAGTCCGTTGAATGAGATCAGGAGCTTTGGCTGTTACTTTGTAGAGGGTCACGCCATCTACCGTTACTTCTTCAATTTTATCAACGGCTAGTTTTGTAACCTTATTATCATAGGTAGTGACCTTTAAGTAGTAAGGCTTCACATCTGATGGTGTTTCAGACAAGAGGCTGCTATCGGTCTCAAGACCTTGGTCATCCACGCTAATCAGACTGGTTTCCTTGATGTTTTTGATTTCAACTTTTTTAAGATCAATTCTCAGTGGTTCTTCCTTGAGAACTTCTTCTTCATCCCCATTTCCACGGTCATACACCATGGTCGTTGCGAGCGTATAATCCTTGTAGTAGTCCAAGTCCGCTAAAGCAGCTGCCAAGTCCGTCTCTGAAAGGGTCAGGGTTTTCACCACTTGATCACCCTTCTTCAATACAGCCTGGATGGACTTGATGGTCACACCGTCTGGTTTATCCAAATGATAAGTAGCTTTAGCACTGCGCTTCAATTCTTCCTGATCAAGATTGGTCAAGGTCAAGGTTGGCTTGTCTAATTCCTTTGTCCCTTGTTGAATGATCTGATCTTGGGCTTGTTCTACTACTTCTTCAGAAATTGTAGGAGCATCCGTTGTTTTGACACCTTTAATGGTCTTATAGACCTTGGTGATTTTTTTCTTCCCATTTTTACCGACTTGAGAAACCCTTTCAGTTCTTTTTAGCAAGGTGGCATCTTGTTCGGTTACCGTCTTAAATGGAATTTCTTCAAAAGCAACTTCCTCTTTTTGGCCTTCAATCGCCTTAGTCCCACGACTAATTTTTTCTGTCACAGGAGCTTTGACCGTTTCAGTGGTCGTACTGAGAGGCTCTCCAATCTTCTCACCATTGACCGTCTTATAAACACGACGAATCTCCTGGCTACCAGCCTCTCCTTTTTGAAGGAGGCTTTCTTCATCGGTGTAACGATTGGCGTCCGTTACATACTCTGTTTCATATGGAAGGATTACCGTTTCTGTCTCGGTTACCGTCCCTTCCGTAACTTGATAGGTTGGATTCTCCGGTTGAACGGGGGCTTCGCCAACATGGCCTTCTTCCTGTGTCCCTTTGGCTTCCACCATACCTGTATAGGTTGGGTTCTCCGGTTGAATAGGGGCTTCGCCGACATGGCCTTCTTCTTGTGTCCCTTTAGCTTCCACCACACCTGTATAGGCTGGGTTCTCCGGTTGAACAGGAGCTTCGCCGACATGGCCTTCTTCCTGTGTTCCCTTAGCTTCCACCACACCTGTATAGGCTGGGTTCTCCGGTTGAACAGGGGCTTCGCCTACATGGCCTTCTTCCTGCGTTCCCTTAGCTTCTACCACACCTGTATAGACTGGATTCTCTGGTTGAACAGGAGCTTCACCGACATGACCTTCTTCTTGTGTCCCCTTAGCCGTTACAACTTGAGAAGGAATGGGTTGAGGGGTTGGTTGGGCATCTTCTTTTGTTCCAACAGCAAGAATTTGTGAAACTGGTTCTTTAGTGACCTTGCTTTCAACGACTCTGCGAACTTCTTGTCCATCTACCATACTCACTTCCGTCAATAAGGTTCGCTCCCCATTTTGACCAGCAGTCAGCACCTTGGTTTGCCCTTTAGGTAATGTAGGATCAGCTTGTTTGACAGTTTCAAATGGCACAGGCTCAGTAGAGACTTCCAGGCTTGGTTTTTCAACTTGAGGAAAGGCTGGAGCGACTTCTGGGGTCACACGCGCTTGTGGTTCCACTTGTGGAATCCCTGTACTTGTTTTGATCGTTCCTTCTACAGAAGGTTTCGTTTCCTGCATAGCCTTTGGCTCTTGTAAGCTCGTCTTTTGGACTGACGGGTAGCGCAGATAACCAATATAGTCATAGCCGTCAATTTGAATCACGCCATTTGCAAGATCTTTGCTCGATGCGATCGCAAGATCCTGATTATAGGCGCGCAAAACTTGATTTTGTAGGGCTGCGACTTCAACTGGAAGTAGAAGACTTTGTCCCATGGCTCCAATCAAAAGGACGCCCATGACCTTCTTCCGGTGCTTTTTAGAGAGTAAGAGGACCGCAAAGGAAGCAGTGGCTAGACTTAGCCCAAAAAGGGCAACTTCCTGACTTCCTGTTTGAGGAAGAACCGACTGAGTTACTTCCTTCTTCTTATAGACGAGATAGAAAGTATCTTCATTTTGATATGCTTCAGGGATTGCATGAATCACCTGTGCTTTTTCTTCAGCAGTCAGCTCTTCTTCTGTCACATATCCTAAGTGCACATGAGCAGGTAGAGTCATCTGATCAGCTTGGACAGGACGAGCTCCTAACAAGCTTCCTCCTAATAAAAAGGCTCCAATGGCTACCGGACCAACACCGACAGATAATTTTCGAATCGAATATTTGGTCATTTTTTCAAACGTTTGTTTCGCTTTTTTCATCCTAAAATTCCTATATAGTAATATTTAATCCTCGAGCAGGGACCTGATTATTTTTAGAGAGGCTGGGATCCTTTCCAGAAATAAGAACCTTCCCGGGATTTTTTACCTTTACCTATCTTATCTTTTTTATTCTATTTTAGCAAGCTCTAAAACTCAAAAATATAAACCGTTTTCTTTATAGGAAGAAAGCAACACAAAAAAACGCCTCGAAAGGCGTTTGTATCATAGATCTATTTATAAGGATTGGTACAAATCATTGTATCGTTGACTAGCCGTATCCCATGAGAAGTCACGCGTCATAGCTTGTTCTTGGAGACCATACCAAGCCTGTTTATCATTGTAGTAGACAGCCAAGGCTTCATCAACTGCCCAGTTAAACCAATAGCCAGACAAATTATTGAAGCTAAAGCCTGTTCCACTTCCATCAACAGCATTAAACGGTTGAACCGTATCACGAAGTCCGCCGACTTCATGCACCAAAGGAAGGGTTCCATAACGCATGGCCATCATTTGAGAAAGGCCACACGGTTCAAAGCGACTTGGCATCAAGAAGACATCTGATGCTGCATAGATTTCTTGAGCCAATTGGACATCAAATGTGATATTCGCTGAAAGTTTATCTGGGTAGGCTTGACCAAACCAAGCAAAGGCATTTTCAAATCCAGGATCTCCTGTACCGAGCAAGACAATCTGAATATCCTTTTGCAAGAGTTGATGCAACTCTTCTACCACCACATCAAAACCTTTTTGACGTGTCAAACGAGAGACGATCCCAAACAAAGGAACATCATCGCGAACAGGTAGACCCACACGTTCTTGAAGAGCTCGTTTGCTAGCTGCTTTACCTGAAAGATCTGAGAGACTGAAGTGATGAGTCAAGAGTGGATCCGTTTCAGGATTATACAGATCCGCATCAATCCCGTTAACAATACCGGTCACCTTGCCAGACTCCATCCGAAGGATCTGATCCAAGCCACAACCATATTCAGCAGTCATAATCTCTTGCGCATAGCTAGGAGAAACGGTTGTTACACGGTCAGCATATAGAATACCAGCTTTCATCCAGTTCAGGCAATCATTCCACCGAAGCGTTCCATCTGCATAGCGTTCAAATCCCACTCCGAATAGGTCCCACAACATTCCTGGGTCAAACTGACCTTGGAATTCCAAATTATGGATGGTCAATACTGTCTTAATTCCATGATAAGCTTGAATCCAACGGTATTTTTCCTTCAGCAAGAAAGGAATCATCGCTGTATGGTAATCATGGGCATGAAGAACATCTGGAATGAAGTCAACTCGTTCCATCGTTTCTAAGGCCGCGAGCTGGAAGAAGGCAAAGCGTTCGCCATCATCGAAGTCACCATACACATGTCCTCTAAAGAAATAGTGTTGGTTATCAATAAAGTAAAAGGTGACTCCATCACGTACAATGCGTTTCACACCAACATATTGACTTCTCCAGCCAACCTTGGTCTCAAAATGCAAGACATCTTCGATTTGATCTCCAAACTTGGCCTCTACCATATCATAGTAAGGGAGGATCACGCGCACATCATGACCACTTTTCGCTAAGGATTTAGGAAGAGCGCCAATAACGTCTCCCAAACCACCTGTTTTAGAAAACGGTGCTCCTTCAGCTGCAACAAATAATAGTTTCATTAGACAATATCCTCTGTAACAATCGTTCCTTTTTTAACCACGACAGGTGCTTCTTCTGTCCCACGAATCGTCACACCAGCAGCCACTTCGACACCCTTATCCAGGATGGCATGTTCGACG of Streptococcus sp. S5 contains these proteins:
- a CDS encoding ZmpA/ZmpB/ZmpC family metallo-endopeptidase, which produces MKKAKQTFEKMTKYSIRKLSVGVGPVAIGAFLLGGSLLGARPVQADQMTLPAHVHLGYVTEEELTAEEKAQVIHAIPEAYQNEDTFYLVYKKKEVTQSVLPQTGSQEVALFGLSLATASFAVLLLSKKHRKKVMGVLLIGAMGQSLLLPVEVAALQNQVLRAYNQDLAIASSKDLANGVIQIDGYDYIGYLRYPSVQKTSLQEPKAMQETKPSVEGTIKTSTGIPQVEPQARVTPEVAPAFPQVEKPSLEVSTEPVPFETVKQADPTLPKGQTKVLTAGQNGERTLLTEVSMVDGQEVRRVVESKVTKEPVSQILAVGTKEDAQPTPQPIPSQVVTAKGTQEEGHVGEAPVQPENPVYTGVVEAKGTQEEGHVGEAPVQPENPAYTGVVEAKGTQEEGHVGEAPVQPENPAYTGVVEAKGTQEEGHVGEAPIQPENPTYTGMVEAKGTQEEGHVGEAPVQPENPTYQVTEGTVTETETVILPYETEYVTDANRYTDEESLLQKGEAGSQEIRRVYKTVNGEKIGEPLSTTTETVKAPVTEKISRGTKAIEGQKEEVAFEEIPFKTVTEQDATLLKRTERVSQVGKNGKKKITKVYKTIKGVKTTDAPTISEEVVEQAQDQIIQQGTKELDKPTLTLTNLDQEELKRSAKATYHLDKPDGVTIKSIQAVLKKGDQVVKTLTLSETDLAAALADLDYYKDYTLATTMVYDRGNGDEEEVLKEEPLRIDLKKVEIKNIKETSLISVDDQGLETDSSLLSETPSDVKPYYLKVTTYDNKVTKLAVDKIEEVTVDGVTLYKVTAKAPDLIQRTADNQFSEVYVHYIAKPKAHEGDIYYNFNELVKAMQANPTGTFKLGSNMNAANVQPAGKSYVTNAFKGILESTDGNTFAIHNITRPLFGNIEGGSVKNLLLENVNIDLPGTDRVAPIAGVIKNNATVENVKVTGSVVGNNDVAGIVNKIDGSGKVSNVAFIGKLHAAGNKGGYLAGVVGENWKGVVEKAYVDAEITGNKAKAAGLVYSSQNGGNNHTVGKEGVLRNSVAKGSIELKEAVQSGGLLGTNWALGTIEDNITMMKVKTGEMVFGHSDIDADDYFTYSRTKRNYSVEGVSEGKKSFNNSRKIPSISLAEAEQKIEAMGITADKFTSSKPIEDTLNHLVSKDDQYKAITGYDATRELAYRNIAKLQPFYNKEWIVDQGNKLAATSPLLTKEVLSVTAMKGNDFVTELADADHILIHYADKTKDVFSMTPKDSKVKQVKEYSVAELGEVVYTPNMVDKDRSDLISAIVEKLSPVELQSDPIYTHLGRTGPNKVNAIKNLYLEESFQEVKDNLTHFVKQLVENQDHQLNTDEAAKRALIKKVDDNKAAVLLGLSCLNRYYGVKFDDVNLKQLMLFKPDFYGKNVDVLDRLIEIGSKEDYIKGTRTHDAFREVVAKSTLSSNLNDFLKYNMDLFTTDTDLNDWFIKATKDNVYIVEPETTNPAFASAKHRAYEGLNNDIHGKMILPLLNLKDAHMFLISTYNTLAYSSFEKYGKNTEAERNAFKAEIDKVAKAQQDYLDFWSRLAADNVRNQLLKSNNMVPTPVLDNQNYKGISTDRYGHTNSGKDVAPIRELYGPTDRYHATDWRMGATARVYGNPYKDDSVFFMVTDMISDFGISAFTHETTHVNDRMVYLGGWRHREGTDLEAYAQGMLQTPSVSNPNGEYKALGLNMAYERPNDGNQWYNTNPNNLQSRDEIDRYMKGYNDTLMLLDYLEGEAVLDKHSKDLNNAWFKKVDKQYRGANTKNQFDKVRALSDEEKAITLHSVDDLITNNFMTNRSPGNGVYNPSDFGSAYVTVPMMTGIYGGNTSEGAPGAMSFKHNTFRLWGYYGYEKGFLGYASNKYKQESKQAGRATLGDDFVIQKISDGRFSTLEDWKKAYFNEVVTSAKNGIQAIDIDGKTYNSYEGLKRAFAEAVDKDKVTLSNGSVKFDNTVALKEKIFKKLLQQTDSFKTSIFK
- the glgA gene encoding glycogen synthase GlgA, with protein sequence MKLLFVAAEGAPFSKTGGLGDVIGALPKSLAKSGHDVRVILPYYDMVEAKFGDQIEDVLHFETKVGWRSQYVGVKRIVRDGVTFYFIDNQHYFFRGHVYGDFDDGERFAFFQLAALETMERVDFIPDVLHAHDYHTAMIPFLLKEKYRWIQAYHGIKTVLTIHNLEFQGQFDPGMLWDLFGVGFERYADGTLRWNDCLNWMKAGILYADRVTTVSPSYAQEIMTAEYGCGLDQILRMESGKVTGIVNGIDADLYNPETDPLLTHHFSLSDLSGKAASKRALQERVGLPVRDDVPLFGIVSRLTRQKGFDVVVEELHQLLQKDIQIVLLGTGDPGFENAFAWFGQAYPDKLSANITFDVQLAQEIYAASDVFLMPSRFEPCGLSQMMAMRYGTLPLVHEVGGLRDTVQPFNAVDGSGTGFSFNNLSGYWFNWAVDEALAVYYNDKQAWYGLQEQAMTRDFSWDTASQRYNDLYQSL